In Falco biarmicus isolate bFalBia1 chromosome 6, bFalBia1.pri, whole genome shotgun sequence, the following are encoded in one genomic region:
- the STX11 gene encoding syntaxin-11 isoform X1, protein MLTTWNVSFGRMKDRLNELREFARLHNQQFSDSEDGENSPHDVLLYETDYALEILHKDIENIRTENDLLKEDVKRLRKQNSRFLTSMRRLSSIKRDTNCIARDIKARGESIHRKLQIMRDFSEDAITKYGAMSAIARVAKNHYVDLMHAFQEAMFEYNAAEMDQRENCKIRIQRQLEIMGKDVSGNQIEEMIEQGKWDVFSENLLSDVKGARSALNEIETRHKELVKLEGRIKEVHELFLQVALLVEEQADTFDVIEINMQNVEDYVGEAKEQVKKALEYRRKHPLRTILCCCLSCCRR, encoded by the exons ATGTTGACCACCTGGAATGTAAGTTTTG GCAGGATGAAAGACCGTCTAAATGAGCTACGTGAATTTGCCAGGTTACACAACCAACAGTTTTCTGATAGTGAGGATGGTGAAAATTCACCCCACGATGTTCTCCTTTATGAGACTGATTATGCCTTGGAAATTCTTCACAAAGACATAGAGAACATCCGGACAGAAAATGACCTCCTAAAAGAGGATGTCAAGCggctcagaaagcaaaacagccGCTTCCTTACTTCCATGCGCCGTCTTAGTAGCATCAAACGAGATACTAATTGTATTGCCAGAGACATCAAGGCCCGTGGAGAAAGCATCCACAGGAAACTCCAGATAATGAGAGATTTCAGTGAAGATGCAATAACAAAATACGGGGCTATGTCTGCCATCGCCAGGGTAGCGAAGAACCACTACGTTGACCTCATGCACGCATTTCAGGAAGCTATGTTTGAATACAATGCCGCAGAGATGGACCAACGGGAGAACTGCAAGATTCGCATTCAGAGGCAGCTAGAGATCATGGGCAAAGATGTTTCTGGCAACCAGATTGAGGAGATGATTGAGCAAGGCAAGTGGGATGTATTCTCTGAGAATCTCTTGTCAGATGTTAAGGGGGCTCGCTCAGCCTTGAATGAGATAGAAACACGTCATAAGGAGCTAGTGAAGTTAGAAGGTCGCATTAAGGAAGTTCATGAGCTTTTTCTGCAGGTGGCCCTGCTAGTGGAGGAACAGGCGGACACCTTTGATGTCattgaaataaatatgcaaaatgtCGAAGACTATGTAGGAGAAGCTAAAGAGCAAGTGAAGAAAGCTTTGGAATACAGAAGGAAACACCCCCTCAGAACAATCCTCTGTTGCTGCTTatcctgttgcagaaggtga
- the STX11 gene encoding syntaxin-11 isoform X2, whose product MKDRLNELREFARLHNQQFSDSEDGENSPHDVLLYETDYALEILHKDIENIRTENDLLKEDVKRLRKQNSRFLTSMRRLSSIKRDTNCIARDIKARGESIHRKLQIMRDFSEDAITKYGAMSAIARVAKNHYVDLMHAFQEAMFEYNAAEMDQRENCKIRIQRQLEIMGKDVSGNQIEEMIEQGKWDVFSENLLSDVKGARSALNEIETRHKELVKLEGRIKEVHELFLQVALLVEEQADTFDVIEINMQNVEDYVGEAKEQVKKALEYRRKHPLRTILCCCLSCCRR is encoded by the coding sequence ATGAAAGACCGTCTAAATGAGCTACGTGAATTTGCCAGGTTACACAACCAACAGTTTTCTGATAGTGAGGATGGTGAAAATTCACCCCACGATGTTCTCCTTTATGAGACTGATTATGCCTTGGAAATTCTTCACAAAGACATAGAGAACATCCGGACAGAAAATGACCTCCTAAAAGAGGATGTCAAGCggctcagaaagcaaaacagccGCTTCCTTACTTCCATGCGCCGTCTTAGTAGCATCAAACGAGATACTAATTGTATTGCCAGAGACATCAAGGCCCGTGGAGAAAGCATCCACAGGAAACTCCAGATAATGAGAGATTTCAGTGAAGATGCAATAACAAAATACGGGGCTATGTCTGCCATCGCCAGGGTAGCGAAGAACCACTACGTTGACCTCATGCACGCATTTCAGGAAGCTATGTTTGAATACAATGCCGCAGAGATGGACCAACGGGAGAACTGCAAGATTCGCATTCAGAGGCAGCTAGAGATCATGGGCAAAGATGTTTCTGGCAACCAGATTGAGGAGATGATTGAGCAAGGCAAGTGGGATGTATTCTCTGAGAATCTCTTGTCAGATGTTAAGGGGGCTCGCTCAGCCTTGAATGAGATAGAAACACGTCATAAGGAGCTAGTGAAGTTAGAAGGTCGCATTAAGGAAGTTCATGAGCTTTTTCTGCAGGTGGCCCTGCTAGTGGAGGAACAGGCGGACACCTTTGATGTCattgaaataaatatgcaaaatgtCGAAGACTATGTAGGAGAAGCTAAAGAGCAAGTGAAGAAAGCTTTGGAATACAGAAGGAAACACCCCCTCAGAACAATCCTCTGTTGCTGCTTatcctgttgcagaaggtga